The DNA window AATCGGACATATCCGTGCGGAGTGGACCACGGAAGATTTTGCCCAGTGCATGCATGGCTTCTTCATTCGGAGGCGTGGTGGGGATTTTCATTATCGGGTTTGCACCATGCTTGCCAGCCTCCACAAGCAGCACTCGCGGCAGCGAGGCCAAGATAGCGAGATGTCCAGCGGGGGCTTCGCCGTGTGCCCATTGCACAGAGGGGATGGCGAGAGCTCGATTAATGCGCGAGATGATTCCATCaagaagtggaggaggatTCTGTAAGAGGTGATTGGGATATGACTCGGCGTATCGTGCCACATAAACCATGACCGGCCCAGCTAGAAAGCTAGCATCCACCACGTCCAGCTTCGATTCATCAAGGTAGTATTCCAACACCCTCTGGTGGAGCTTTTGAGAGCTTAGAAAGTCGAGCGCGGGAGATGAAAAGGTCGACGCAGACTGTACATAGCTCCGGGCAACGAGGCCGGGGGCATCAATCTCCAGCAAGTCACGGAAGAAGTTTAGTAGAGTCATGTGCATCAGCACATCGCTTCGATCGACCATCTGGCAGGCGGCGAAGTGAAgcaggctgctgctgccgtaCTTTGCTTCGATGTCTGGAACCTGGGACTGCGAAATAATGTCCCACCGTACCCCTCCAGCTTTTGTGAGGAATTCCATAAGCCTGGCTTGGGCTACGGTCCGTTTGCGCTTGCTCAGATCCCCCGGTGCATCGTCCCTGAGGCTGCACAGGCCAAAGAGAAGCTCGTAGACATCCTTATCCGTGAATACCCGCCGCCACATCAGCCCCTGTCCCGCATGGATATTCTGGGAGGTGTGGTCAtattcttccttctcgagAGGGCTAGCCAGGTCGACCTCGAGTAGCGCCCATAACGTATCGAACGCCGCCTGTGCGACAGcggccgaggaagtcgaCAGCCATAGTTCCACAAGCGATACTACCAGATCCGAGTCTCCGGAGACTATGGCCGCATCGCTAGATGCTTGTCCTGCCTTGCCTAGCAGGGATAGAGCGAGTAGGTTGATCGGCGAGGAGGGTGTCTTGAAGCCCGCGACGAAGTCGATGGGAGGATCAATGGCGCGGAGGTCGGTGAAGCTGAAGGGAGCTGTAGCCTTTGTCCCTAAGGTCGTCAGAGGCGCTGGGTCTTCTTGGAGGACGGGGAGCAGAGCGGAGATTTGCGATAAGAGGGTGGCGGCGACGATGGGCGGAGTGGTTTCAACCAACTGCAGCGTCAGTTTATCGATGAGAGTGATGTCTAAGGGCGTGGAGGGGTCCTCTTGGATCTGGGCAAGGTGAGCCTTGACCTCTTCGAAGCACGAAGGAACAGCCATGGCGTCTGATCGTTGCAGCTTGTGTTGAAATCGAAAGCTGGTTTGGCGGGGGAGCTGATTATGtttatgcctgaggcatcaaTCAAGCAGGCCAAACAGAGCAAACAGAGAGCATGCCGCCCtgaccttctccaactctcTAGACAGGCAGACAGACAAGCTCAACTCAACCATGGAGAACTCACTGCTCTCTCAAAAGTCGTCTGACTCGGGCCTTCATATCTCACTTCACCccctcgtcctcctcaccgtCTCCGACCACATCACCCGTCACGCCGCTCGCCAGCAACAAGGCCCCGTCGTGGGTGCTCTGCTCGGCCAGCAGAATGGGCGCGAGATAACATTGGAGCATGCATTCGAGTGCCCGACGACAAACGGTCCCAATGGCGAGGTTCTTCTGCCAGAGACGTGGTTCGAAGAGCGAGTGAAGCAGTGTCAGTAGTGTCGACAGACACCACCCCCCACTTCGCTCATATCCCATACTGACAACACCATCTACAGTCAAGGATGTGCATAAAGTCCCGCCTCTCGATCTAGTGGGCTGGTGGTCAACCGCTCCATCAACCGGACCTGATGCCTCACATCTTCCGCTCCACCGACAGCTTCTCCAGGACTACAACGAGTCCGCCGTGTTCCTAGCCTTCCACCCCTCCCAGCTGCAACCAGAGACACACACTGCCAAGCTGCCCTTGACCGTATACGAGAGCGTGTACGAGGGCGAGAATCCCACCGACGCAGCGAAGGAGATGCaggtggatggggaggagCCCCAGCCGAACATCCGTTTCCGCGAGTTGCCACATGCTGTCGAGACGGCGGAGGCTGAAATGATCGGGATTGACACCATTGCTAAATCGTCGGGCACTGCTGCGAATGATATTCCGGCTCAGGAGGCTTCCGCGTTGAAACAACAGAAACCGGATACAGGTCCGAAGCAAGgagccgagaagaagagcgtgCGGCCTGAGCTCtcgcaggaagaggaagagtgTATGTTACACTTCCCAAAGATGGTCCTACTATCTATCACCTCAGCTAACTAACATCTTATCTTCCACCGCAGTAATCTCAAGCCTCAACACCCGTCTCAACGCAATCCGCACTCTCGAGTCTCGCATCTCACTCATCAAATCCTACGTCTCCAGCGTCTCCTCAGCAGAGACTCCGAGCACAGACACCCGCAATAACAAAGAAGGAACACAATCCACACAGCTCTCCCACCCAATCCTCCGCAACATCAactccctcctctcccatctctccatcctcTCTCCACAGGAACAGGGCCCCCTCTCCGTCGACTTCCTCTCACAGAGCAACGACGTCCTCCTGGTTTCACTTctgggccagctcggcgagaaCGTCAAGGCCATGCGCGAGCTGGGCCGCAAGTCGGCTGTTGTACAGAGTGCACGCCAGTCTAGTTCTGGGCGCAAGAATCCTGGTCTCATGCAGAGTCGCTTTGAGGAGGAGCTCTTTGCACAGGGCATGGGTGGGCctggggctgctgctgctgggatgTATTCCTAGCTTTTTGGATGAGGCAGCGCGGGGCTTGCTTGTTATGACATATCCATCTAAACGAGATCACGAATTTAGCTATCTTTCTTCTTATGTCTGTGTTCTCTTAGTCCGAGCACGAAGTATCAAAAACGTCTTTCATTCAGTTCAGTATAAAACGAACCCCCCATACCATCCCACACCCAAAAAGTATTTCATAACCCGTACACGCTCtgaccaaaagaaaaaccgCATAGCAGACATCAAATGCATCTCGGTGCAAAAACACGAGACGACCTCATAAAACAATAATATAAAGAACGAAAAGATGGGCATTTATACTCAATGAAACGCAGCCCAAATAAGGGCGAACttccaaaaaaaagggggaTCTTGGAGCCTCTTCGCACTATTTGAGAAAACCCTAAGAAATAGAATAATCAAAATGGGTGGTTCTCGATCTCCGGATatggtggcggcggccggTAACAGAGCAGTCATCATTCAAATTCATAAGTAGTGACAGGAGGGGTTTAGTTTCCAGTGTTTTTGTGCACGGGACAAATATTTCAGCATAAGGTACAATCAGATCATCGTTGCACATCGATCTTATTCCACGACACCGGATGATCAATTCAAGAGACACCAAACTCTTTTTTCGACGATAAAGCTCGTTCCCAATTTAGCTGGAGGTTGTACATTAACGAAGGACAACGCACTCGTGTTCCTCGCAGGCCTCCTTAGGAACGCAGAAAGTCGAGCAGGTCTTTGTTGACTTCGTCGGCGTTGAGGTTATGGATTCCGTGACAGCCTCCCGGGTAAACCTTGAGCTTTCCCTGAGGCAAGAGCTTTACTGACTTGGCCCCAGCGGCTTTGAAGGGAATCACCTGGTCATCGTCTCCATGCAGAACGAGGACAGGAATGTTAATGCGCTTAAGATCCTCGGTAAAATCGGTCTCCGAGAAGTCCTCGATGCAGTCGTAGGTCGCCTTGAAGCTGGTATTCATCCCCTGCTGCCACCAATGGCGGATTTGGCCCTCGCTTTTCTGAGCCCCGGGCCGATTGAAGCCAAAGAACGGCCCACTAGCGACGTCGAGGAGGAATTGAGCGCGATCCTTACGCGTGGCCTCTCTGAACGAGTCGAATACAGACTTATCGGTGCCGTCTTTGTTGGCTTCGGTCTTGACCACCAGAGGTGGGATGCCGGAAACGAGAACGGCCTTCTTGACGCGGCTCGTGCCATATTTGCCAAGGAAGCGGGCGACTTCGCCGCCCCCCTGCGAGTGTCCCACCATCATCGCGTTGTGCACGTTCAGATGCTCGAAAAGCTCCTGGAGATCGTCGACAAAGGAGTCCATGTTATTGCCATGCCAAGTCTGAGCAGAGCGACCGTGGCCGCGTCGATCGTGTGCAATCACACGATAACCTTGATCGGCCAGGAAGGCCATTTGATTCTCGAAGCTGTCACTACTCAAAGGCCAACCATGGGAGAAGGTCACGGTATCCCCGTTCGGGTTGCCCCACTCCTTGTAGAAGAGATCGGATCCATCTCGAAGCTTCAAATACGGCATGGCGCATAGGTTGAATTTCAGTGTCACTGTCTTATAGAAATATGATGAATGGGATTCGAAATCTCGAAAATCCGCAACCGCAAGGGCTGGCATGATATATTGTGCCAGGCTCGAGTTGTCGTCAACGACTAAACACCTCACATCAACATTACATCATAACACGTATTCCTTTGTTTTGCAACGGCAATATCAACTCGGATAGTCTGTTTCCGCTCCCGTCTCTTAATTAAAGTCCTCTAGAGTCGGGATCTGGAATAGGCATGGGGACTTGTTCGCGTAAGGGCCCGTCATTCGGGTACGGGTTCGTCGCCACGCTGACGAGGGCTGGATATGCCGGGTTGTAGTGCTCGGATTCGTTGTAAGGCGGCGCAGCGCCCTGGCCGTAGTAGTGGGCAGGATAATTTTGGACTCCGTTGTCAAGTTCGTAGGGGTACGAGGAAGCACCCAAGTGGTCGCCTTCGGGATTGGACTGCGCGTGAGAAAGAAGGAtctcgccttcctcgtcTGGCGAGGACCCGTAGCGGCCGGTGCGGCCGCCAGACATGCCGGCGCCCTCATAGGCAGTGCCGAGCTCTGTCGGTTCGTCGGTGCGCTGGAGTCCGATGGTCTCGTGGGGCCGGCGGTAACTGGGGTCCAGCTTGCGGTTCTTGCGGCCGACGAAGAGCCAACGGAATCCGCGGCCGATGGCTGCGATGAGGTCGAATGGGTTCATTGCATCTATTAGCGCTTTGACGCCGAACTTGCCACCCTCGTATGACACTTTGCCGTTGCCGTAGTAATCGCTCACTTCCTCGGCCGGACTGGTGGTGTATGGCcggaaggagaaggcccAGATGTGCAGCACGGCGAAAAGCGCCATCTCGATGTTGATCAGTAGCTCGGGCAATGCATATTTGAGGTCTGGGAGCTGGATCTTTTTCGTCCCCTTGATAGCGCCGGCCGAGACGAGCAGGTCGATAACGATCTACCAAAGTGTCAGTTCGGAGCGCTGGCCGATACGGGCAATATTTCCCCGGGGGCACTCACCAACTgccagaaggaaaggaaaatgACCAGCTTGATGGAGAGAATTTTGAGGAAGGGCCGGTGCTCCCTGATATCCTTGCTAACTTGGTGGTAGAATTGGATCAGGCAGTACATCGCAATTGAGACAGAGATGGACTCAAAGGTCACGACCTATAATCATGTCAATTCCACCGATGAAATCTTCGATTTCAGAGCGGACATACCCAAACGTGCGCAAAGGCCGGGCTGAGCGAGTCCTGGCAGTAGCGGTCACCCGCTTCGCTGGCAACCGCAACAATGGTCATCAAGACGCGCATAACACAATATTGGAAGACGCCGATCCAGACAATCTGTACGTGTCAGCCTAAACTCCGAAACGCTCCCATGTTTCACGTAGGTAGGCCTACATTGAACCAAGTCAGCCCGTTCCGGGCATTCCTCCAGATCCCACGCTGTCCACCACAGCAGGCGCCGAGCCAATTCACGGGGAGAAGCCATGGCTTTGGCTGCACCCCACGGAAATAATCCTTCTGGCTGTGTAGGTCGGGGGCGATGTAGTGGCACaggagggcgaagaaggcggagaTACAGAAGGCTTCGTAGCAGTCGCCGAGGACCTCGAAATAGACGGCGTAGTGGTAGAAGTAGATGCTGAGCCACGCGACGAGGGAGTAGACGGGGACCATGAAcaagatgcggatgatgcTGCGACAGGGAAGGGACCAGGTTAGTCGATGCGATGCATTCAACGCGTGTTCAAGGGGCCCACGGGGCACTTACTGTCGCTGTTCCTCCGGCTTGCTGTAGTGGGTTGCATGGCCCATGATCAGGAAGAACGATATGGCgcaggcgaggagggcgaaCACCGCGCCGACGAGCTCGCTGAGACGGTGGAAGGTGATGCCGCCATCCCACAGAGGCGCTTCCTGGACTGTTACCACGTTAGCCTGGCTAGCCTTTTCTCGGACCCGATGAGCGAGCGACGTACTGTTCGCATTCTCCAAGGTGGCATTGCACACCGTCCAGGTCCCCATTCTGGCTGGAGTGTGATGCTTGTCTCTGAGGTAGGGGTTGGCGGAGGGAGGATTTTCAGTGTTTATCTTATCGACAGGAGAGGATAAAGAACGCCACCGCCACGAACGACTTCTTTGTTAAGGGCAGGCACGAGGAGGGATTCACTCGGAGTAATTAGGCGCTCCGGCATAATAATCATAACAGTTCACATGAACTCTTTTTCTCGGCGTTGGCGTCTATTTGGGGGCTTGGTAGGGCTTGGCTTGGCTCAGCCCCGTTCCGGGCCGATCCACCTATTGGACGGTACGACCGGTGTTACAGAATGGTTCAGGCACCACCAGAGACACAGCAATTCGGGCTATACACGGTGATACAAAAAAGAGGGCGCTACTATAAACCTCAACGTCGTTGAAGACGGAAGGGAAAGCCCTAATCGGGTCACGAATTTCTTGTCTAGACAGGATTTTCTGGACATAGAACGCAGTTCTGATCGTTTGCATAGCATTAGTAACACAGGTGGTATAGTTGCACTATAACATTTATCGTACAGGGCACAAGAACTTTTGACAGGACATGCATCAAAACCATTCCATCAGTCTCGTCGCATGCCACCCATCCGTCCACCACGGGCCTGGCGGCGACGGATAGCTTGGGCGCTGTATTCCGGCCCAACATCCACAAAGTAATCGTCATCTTCGAAGGTGATGCGGCGCATCTCGTCGCCGCCACGGCGTGGGAATGCGCCCTTCTGCAACAGCTCATCAAATTGGTCCAGTCGCTTGTCTGCCACTCGTCGCGGTACAGGGAGGTAGTAGAGCTTAGGCTTGGCAGTCGTGGACTGAAACAGCTCGTCCAGAGGCTTGAAGCCCTGTCCGGGTCGCGATGAGGGGGCTGGAGGCACCGGGACGTTAGAGGGTCGACGGTCTGCCTGAGAGACGCTGCCGCGAGGACCCAGCGGCGGAGTGCGATTGAATCCTGGTTCGCGGGGTCGGGAGGGAGCCGAATGAGAGCCATTTGGTCCCGCCTCGGACAGTGTAGCTGTGGTGCCGTCTTCGGTCGATTCATACTGCACCTCCCAGCGTACGGGTGGTCCGGGCCGGTTGCGAGACGCTTCCTCCGTCCGGATCCAGTTTTGGAT is part of the Penicillium psychrofluorescens genome assembly, chromosome: 4 genome and encodes:
- a CDS encoding uncharacterized protein (ID:PFLUO_006099-T1.cds;~source:funannotate) — translated: MAVPSCFEEVKAHLAQIQEDPSTPLDITLIDKLTLQLVETTPPIVAATLLSQISALLPVLQEDPAPLTTLGTKATAPFSFTDLRAIDPPIDFVAGFKTPSSPINLLALSLLGKAGQASSDAAIVSGDSDLVVSLVELWLSTSSAAVAQAAFDTLWALLEVDLASPLEKEEYDHTSQNIHAGQGLMWRRVFTDKDVYELLFGLCSLRDDAPGDLSKRKRTVAQARLMEFLTKAGGVRWDIISQSQVPDIEAKYGSSSLLHFAACQMVDRSDVLMHMTLLNFFRDLLEIDAPGLVARSYVQSASTFSSPALDFLSSQKLHQRVLEYYLDESKLDVVDASFLAGPVMVYVARYAESYPNHLLQNPPPLLDGIISRINRALAIPSVQWAHGEAPAGHLAILASLPRVLLVEAGKHGANPIMKIPTTPPNEEAMHALGKIFRGPLRTDMSDSMDLNTSGQTPTDWHHEAAAARVLYFLYLNNRPTFWSNVVAAADIMAMKDVALAAINFMKAVVIANWQPLPPASHVSNASSSRYQLPAEESLGQVSPASSGLLPISGAWATLTPPALTSLLPYLFKPPRSYAEFVGGGAGDSQHAVWKVATAKHDVLVALYNQLCEQGGQMEGFEDIMRTLRQRVNEGPWGPVTSGANQVEAVGL
- a CDS encoding uncharacterized protein (ID:PFLUO_006100-T1.cds;~source:funannotate); its protein translation is MENSLLSQKSSDSGLHISLHPLVLLTVSDHITRHAARQQQGPVVGALLGQQNGREITLEHAFECPTTNGPNGEVLLPETWFEERVKQFKDVHKVPPLDLVGWWSTAPSTGPDASHLPLHRQLLQDYNESAVFLAFHPSQLQPETHTAKLPLTVYESVYEGENPTDAAKEMQVDGEEPQPNIRFRELPHAVETAEAEMIGIDTIAKSSGTAANDIPAQEASALKQQKPDTGPKQGAEKKSVRPELSQEEEELISSLNTRLNAIRTLESRISLIKSYVSSVSSAETPSTDTRNNKEGTQSTQLSHPILRNINSLLSHLSILSPQEQGPLSVDFLSQSNDVLLVSLLGQLGENVKAMRELGRKSAVVQSARQSSSGRKNPGLMQSRFEEELFAQGMGGPGAAAAGMYS
- a CDS encoding uncharacterized protein (ID:PFLUO_006101-T1.cds;~source:funannotate), with translation MPYLKLRDGSDLFYKEWGNPNGDTVTFSHGWPLSSDSFENQMAFLADQGYRVIAHDRRGHGRSAQTWHGNNMDSFVDDLQELFEHLNVHNAMMVGHSQGGGEVARFLGKYGTSRVKKAVLVSGIPPLVVKTEANKDGTDKSVFDSFREATRKDRAQFLLDVASGPFFGFNRPGAQKSEGQIRHWWQQGMNTSFKATYDCIEDFSETDFTEDLKRINIPVLVLHGDDDQVIPFKAAGAKSVKLLPQGKLKVYPGGCHGIHNLNADEVNKDLLDFLRS
- a CDS encoding uncharacterized protein (ID:PFLUO_006102-T1.cds;~source:funannotate); the protein is MGTWTVCNATLENANIQEAPLWDGGITFHRLSELVGAVFALLACAISFFLIMGHATHYSKPEEQRHIIRILFMVPVYSLVAWLSIYFYHYAVYFEVLGDCYEAFCISAFFALLCHYIAPDLHSQKDYFRGVQPKPWLLPVNWLGACCGGQRGIWRNARNGLTWFNIVWIGVFQYCVMRVLMTIVAVASEAGDRYCQDSLSPAFAHVWVVTFESISVSIAMYCLIQFYHQVSKDIREHRPFLKILSIKLVIFLSFWQLIVIDLLVSAGAIKGTKKIQLPDLKYALPELLINIEMALFAVLHIWAFSFRPYTTSPAEEVSDYYGNGKVSYEGGKFGVKALIDAMNPFDLIAAIGRGFRWLFVGRKNRKLDPSYRRPHETIGLQRTDEPTELGTAYEGAGMSGGRTGRYGSSPDEEGEILLSHAQSNPEGDHLGASSYPYELDNGVQNYPAHYYGQGAAPPYNESEHYNPAYPALVSVATNPYPNDGPLREQVPMPIPDPDSRGL